Proteins encoded in a region of the Candidozyma auris chromosome 7, complete sequence genome:
- the CAR1 gene encoding arginase has product MTTPDYKFHPQRKSTIITAPFSGGQPKGGVDLGPKYILEAGFEKQLQGLGWNTSVTHPLEGHTFEQFKTNDKDSYGVKNTKIVSDCNKLIFEACLDAHKANSLPVVIGGDHSIGTATVAAALENNPDTCVLWIDAHADINSPKTTDSGNLHGCPMSFVLGIDKESYPPEFSWVPSKLKPGKIAYIGLRDVDAGEKAILKKYNVPAFSMYHVDKYGIGKVVEMALDKVNPDRKFPIHLSYDVDAIDPSFTPATGTRVEGGLTLREGLFVAEDVAQTGLLSSLDVVETNPLLGEHENHVLDTVSAACAIGRCAMGETLL; this is encoded by the exons ATGACCACTCCAG ACTACAAGTTCCACCCACAGAGAAAGTCCACCATCATCACAGCGCCCTTCTCTGGCGGCCAGCCCAAGGGCGGCGTGGACCTCGGACCAAAGTACATTCTCGAAGCTGGGTTTGAGAAGCAGCTCCAGGGGTTGGGTTGGAACACTTCGGTGACTCACCCACTTGAGGGACACACTTTTGAGCAGTTCAAAACGAACGACAAGGACTCCTACGGCGTCAAGAACACCAAGATCGTGTCTGACTGCAACAAGCTCATCTTTGAGGCGTGTCTCGATGCCCACAAGGCCAACTCGCTTCCGGTGGTGATTGGAGGAGACCACTCGATTGGAACCGCTACAGTGGCTGCTGCATTGGAGAACAACCCAGACACTTGTGTGTTGTGGATCGACGCACACGCCGATATCAACTCTCCCAAGACCACGGACTCAGGCAATTTGCACGGGTGCCCCATGTCGTTTGTATTGGGCATCGACAAGGAGTCGTACCCACCAGAGTTCAGCTGGGTGccttcaaaattgaagcCCGGCAAAATCGCCTACATTGGCTTGAGAGACGTCGACGCCGGTGAAAAGGccattttgaaaaagtacAACGTCCCTGCTTTTTCCATGTACCACGTGGACAAGTACGGCATTGGCAAGGTGGTGGAGATGGCCTTGGACAAGGTCAACCCAGACCGTAAGTTCCCCATCCACTTGTCATACGACGTGGATGCCATAGACCCTTCCTTTACGCCCGCAACAGGCACTAGAGTCGAGGGTGGCTTGACGTTGAGAGAGGGCTTGTTTGTCGCCGAGGATGTGGCTCAGACCGGTCTCTTGAGCTCCCTCGACGTTGTGGAGACAAACCCTCTTTTGGGTGAGCACGAGAACCACGTTCTCGATACGGTAAGTGCCGCCTGTGCCATTGGCAGGTGTGCCATGGGTGAGACGTTGCTTTAG
- the SRP101 gene encoding Signal recognition particle receptor subunit alpha: MSQSLIIFEPSGKVLYQVNNKISPFNDLIYSIVNESHTELNPGFYTTSANQKRFYALKKGNLYAALYFDVVTTLDNAKVKSCLSGVLRTYATVTEEGTEEKLPKLVEYQFNQLMKLKTGTPVATTPDRATKSSDSKVEKTVKKKGKVMRKWVNGEMVEVSADDGALDYSEGKIDSADALAEEKLVVDNSNFQRSDDLVLVSELQDILGDSDSEDEDKPAPKTLTSTFFGKISSYFGGAADIDDVSKKFYDQLISKNIAPPTATTIIDKIKTTIGKRQVTAAEFKSVLTEELTKTLTPNVSTDLLYDIKRNSSSKSRPYVISVVGVNGVGKSTNLAKLAYWFLQNNMNVLICACDTFRSGAVEQLKVHVNNLQRLNSASATSSKIDLFEKGYGGGDHVVNTAKSAIAYAQEQGYDIVLIDTAGRTHSNAKLMAPLKKFGDAANPNKIIMVGEALVGTDSVEQAVNFNNAFGNRRNLDFFIISKVDTVGDLVGSMINMVMATRVPILFVGTGQTYTDIKKLSVKSVVEMLTR, encoded by the coding sequence ATGTCCCAGTCACTTATCATTTTTGAGCCCTCGGGAAAAGTGCTCTACCaagtcaacaacaagatctcCCCCTTCAATGATCTCATCTATAGCATTGTCAACGAGAGCCATACAGAGCTCAACCCGGGCTTCTACACCACTCTGGCCAACCAGAAGCGATTTTACgccttgaagaagggcaaTTTGTACGCTGCATTGTATTTCGACGTGGTGACCACGTTGGATAATGCAAAGGTCAAGCTGTGCTTGCTGGGAGTGTTGAGAACGTATGCAACTGTGACCGAGGAAGGAACAGAAGAGAAGTTGCCGAAGCTTGTGGAGTACCAATTTAATCAGTTGATGAAGCTCAAAACGGGAACCCCAGTGGCAACTACGCCAGACAGAGCAACAAAGAGCTCCGACAGCAAAGTGGAGAAGAccgtcaagaagaagggcaaAGTGATGAGGAAATGGGTCAATGGCGAAATGGTGGAGGTTTCAGCAGACGACGGCGCTTTGGACTACTCTGAAGGAAAAATCGATTCTGCTGATGCTCTTGCGgaggagaagcttgtgGTTGACAATTCGAATTTCCAGCGCTCGGATGACCTCGTGCTTGTGAGTGAGCTTCAGGACATTTTGGGCGACCTGGACAGCGAAGACGAGGATAAGCCTGCGCCCAAGACGTTGACAAGCACATTTTTTGGTAAGATCTCGTCGTACTTTGGTGGCGCTGCCGATATCGACGATGTGTCGAAGAAATTCTACGACCAGCTCATATCGAAGAACATAGCTCCTCCTACTGCCACCACCATTATAGACAAGATTAAGACAACCATTGGAAAAAGACAGGTTACTGCGGCAGAGTTCAAGCTGGTGCTCACTGAGGAGCTCACGAAAACGCTTACGCCCAATGTGTCTACGGATTTGCTTTACGATATCAAGCGCAACAGctcaagcaaaagcagACCATACGTGATCTCTGTGGTTGGCGTGAATGGTGTGGGCAAGTCCACCAATTTGGCGAAATTGGCATACTGGTTCTTGCAAAACAACATGAATGTGTTGATTTGTGCTTGTGACACCTTCAGATCAGGTGCAGTGGAACAGTTGAAAGTGCATGTGAACAACTTGCAGAGACTCAATTCGGCGTCTGCTACATCCTCCAAGATagatctttttgagaaggGATACGGTGGAGGAGACCATGTGGTGAACACCGCCAAGCTGGCCATTGCCTATGCCCAAGAGCAAGGTTACGATATCGTGCTAATTGACACAGCTGGCAGAACCCATTCAAACGCCAAGCTCATGGCACCACTCAAAAAGTTTGGTGATGCTGCCAATCCAAATAAGATCATCATGGTGGGCGAAGCGCTCGTGGGTACTGATTCGGTAGAGCAGGCcgtcaacttcaacaacgcATTTGGTAACCGCCGCAaccttgatttcttcatcatctccaaAGTCGATACCGTCGGTGACTTGGTGGGTTCGATGATCAACATGGTGATGGCCACTCGTGTGCCCATATTGTTTGTGGGAACTGGTCAAACATACACagatatcaagaagctcagcGTCAAGAGCGTGGTGGAGATGCTCACCAGGTAA